One stretch of Streptomyces sp. R21 DNA includes these proteins:
- a CDS encoding cupin domain-containing protein, giving the protein MKAFRLDELEAERAANDGAYLQFLRERNMSVGLYALDAGDPDPQKPHQQDEVYFIVSGRASITVGLETTQVARGSVVYVPAGVAHKFHHITEDLRVLVVFSPPES; this is encoded by the coding sequence ATGAAGGCATTCCGGTTGGACGAACTGGAGGCGGAACGAGCCGCCAATGACGGTGCTTACCTGCAGTTTCTGCGCGAGCGGAACATGTCGGTCGGCCTCTACGCGCTCGACGCGGGCGACCCGGACCCGCAGAAGCCGCACCAGCAGGACGAGGTGTACTTCATCGTGAGCGGCCGTGCCTCGATCACGGTCGGTCTGGAGACCACCCAGGTGGCGCGCGGCAGCGTCGTCTACGTACCCGCGGGGGTCGCCCACAAGTTCCATCACATCACCGAGGACCTGCGGGTTCTGGTGGTGTTCTCTCCACCGGAGAGCTGA
- a CDS encoding DUF5326 family protein, with protein sequence MREIFASMPWWVKWVAVPIIALFVFGSLIASIVGFVVGLLFKALIFVALVGGLIYVVRKFMSSSSSRSDW encoded by the coding sequence ATGCGAGAGATCTTCGCGAGTATGCCGTGGTGGGTGAAGTGGGTCGCGGTGCCGATCATCGCCCTGTTCGTGTTCGGCAGCCTCATAGCGAGCATCGTCGGCTTCGTCGTCGGACTGCTCTTCAAGGCGCTGATCTTCGTCGCGCTCGTCGGCGGACTGATCTATGTCGTACGGAAGTTCATGTCGAGCTCGTCGTCGCGCAGCGACTGGTGA
- a CDS encoding IclR family transcriptional regulator, with translation MGSVQRAMHLLEAVAAREHGAPAKQLAREAGLALPTAYHLLRTLTFEGYLRREKGLFFLGEAAERLSSSGAQQKRRSTMSDALAHWRDSIGVPVYYAIYRDGEIEVIHVADTPGNPAVEEWADFRETGHAHAIGQCLLSQLDEKARRDHLDRYPVQSITPYTVRDDRTLLRRLERVGRMEPVIERQEYALGALCAAIPLTAGSTAATMAISVPSHQAHRLLPAARQLQDEIGRLLGTLAISISI, from the coding sequence ATCGGTTCGGTCCAGCGGGCGATGCACCTTCTGGAGGCCGTCGCCGCCCGCGAGCACGGAGCCCCGGCCAAACAGCTCGCCCGTGAGGCGGGCCTCGCGCTCCCCACGGCATACCACCTGCTGCGCACACTGACCTTCGAGGGCTATCTGCGCCGCGAGAAGGGCCTGTTCTTCCTCGGCGAGGCCGCCGAGCGGCTGAGCAGCAGCGGAGCGCAGCAGAAACGTCGCAGCACGATGAGCGACGCGCTCGCCCACTGGCGCGATTCGATCGGTGTGCCCGTGTACTACGCGATCTACCGCGACGGCGAGATCGAGGTCATCCACGTCGCCGACACCCCGGGCAATCCCGCGGTCGAGGAGTGGGCCGACTTCCGGGAGACCGGCCATGCCCACGCGATCGGCCAGTGCCTGCTCTCCCAGCTCGACGAGAAGGCCCGCCGCGACCACCTCGACCGCTATCCCGTGCAGTCCATCACCCCGTACACGGTGCGTGACGACCGCACCCTGCTGCGGCGCCTGGAACGGGTGGGACGGATGGAACCGGTCATCGAGCGGCAGGAGTACGCGCTGGGCGCGCTCTGTGCCGCGATCCCCCTCACGGCCGGCTCTACCGCCGCGACGATGGCCATTTCCGTGCCTTCCCACCAGGCCCATCGACTGCTGCCCGCGGCGCGCCAGTTGCAGGACGAGATCGGAAGGCTACTAGGGACACTCGCCATCTCTATCAGCATCTGA
- a CDS encoding SsgA family sporulation/cell division regulator codes for MRESVQAEVMMSFLVSEELSFRIPVELRYETCDPYAVRLTFHLPGDAPVTWAFGRELLIDGVGRPCGDGDVHIAPADPEAFGEVLIRLQVGCDQALFRSGAAPLVAFLDRTDKLVPLGQERSLADYDAHLDQALHRILAEEQSAG; via the coding sequence ATGCGCGAGTCGGTACAGGCAGAGGTCATGATGAGCTTCCTCGTGTCGGAGGAGCTCTCCTTCCGCATTCCGGTGGAGCTGCGATACGAGACCTGTGATCCGTACGCCGTGCGGCTGACCTTCCACTTGCCCGGTGACGCCCCGGTGACCTGGGCGTTCGGACGGGAGCTGCTGATCGACGGCGTCGGCCGGCCGTGCGGCGACGGCGATGTGCACATCGCGCCGGCCGACCCGGAGGCGTTCGGCGAGGTGCTGATCCGGCTTCAGGTGGGCTGTGACCAGGCGCTGTTCCGGTCGGGTGCGGCGCCGCTCGTGGCGTTCCTCGACCGCACGGACAAGCTCGTGCCACTGGGGCAGGAGCGCTCCCTCGCGGACTACGACGCCCACCTCGACCAGGCGCTGCACCGCATCCTGGCGGAGGAGCAGAGTGCGGGCTGA
- a CDS encoding YibE/F family protein: MTTMQQPPFPPSEPPRGQGPGNGHGHGHGQGGGHGGGGHGPGPGDGHGPGPGDGHGSGHSHSHSHGPAAPVSQHLRKVIAAILIPFAVAVVVGLVVLWPGGAPAHERTGVGFDRQTQQATVTAVDKVDCKSVNASGDTPTGDTSTAEGSSAQQEATGDCKKATIRIDTGKDKGRTFTEIVQPDQSRQLHEGEKVVVAYEPSAPKNLQYSVADVNRKFPMALLAGIFALAVVVVGRLRGVMALVALAVSFMILTLFILPAILQGSNPLVVAVVGASAIMLIALYVCHGLSARTSVAVLGTLLSLLLIGILGSGFIDWAALTGNTDDNTGLIHGLYPSIDMSGLLLAGVIIGSLGVLDDVTVTQTSAVWELHEANPTLGWRGLYRAGIRIGRDHIASVVNTLVLAYAGAALPLLLLFSIAQSSVGAVANSELVAEEIVRTLVGSIGLVASVPVTTALAALVVSADRSAGTDASAPASAQGQAQASTRTPVRGGKGRRRKH, encoded by the coding sequence GTGACCACGATGCAGCAGCCCCCGTTTCCGCCGTCCGAGCCGCCCCGCGGCCAAGGCCCCGGCAACGGGCACGGGCACGGGCACGGCCAGGGCGGAGGCCATGGAGGAGGCGGTCATGGCCCGGGACCTGGTGACGGGCACGGTCCGGGACCGGGTGACGGACACGGCTCCGGCCACTCGCACAGTCACAGCCACGGCCCCGCCGCCCCGGTCTCCCAGCATCTGCGCAAGGTCATCGCCGCGATCCTGATCCCGTTCGCGGTCGCGGTCGTCGTCGGTCTGGTGGTGCTGTGGCCGGGCGGCGCCCCCGCGCACGAACGCACGGGTGTCGGCTTCGACCGCCAGACCCAGCAGGCCACGGTGACCGCGGTCGACAAGGTGGACTGCAAGTCGGTGAACGCCTCCGGGGACACCCCGACCGGCGACACCTCCACCGCCGAGGGCTCGTCGGCACAGCAGGAGGCGACCGGCGACTGCAAGAAGGCGACGATCCGGATCGACACCGGCAAGGACAAGGGCCGCACGTTCACGGAGATCGTCCAGCCTGACCAGTCACGGCAGTTGCACGAGGGCGAGAAGGTCGTGGTCGCCTACGAGCCCTCCGCGCCCAAGAATCTGCAGTACTCGGTCGCTGACGTGAACCGAAAGTTCCCCATGGCGCTGCTCGCCGGGATCTTCGCGCTCGCCGTCGTGGTGGTGGGCCGCCTGCGCGGTGTGATGGCGCTCGTCGCGCTGGCCGTCAGCTTCATGATCCTGACGCTGTTCATCCTCCCCGCGATTCTGCAGGGCTCGAATCCGCTGGTCGTGGCGGTGGTCGGGGCCAGTGCGATCATGCTGATCGCGCTCTACGTGTGCCATGGTCTGTCGGCCCGTACGTCGGTCGCCGTGCTCGGCACGCTGCTCTCGCTGCTGCTGATCGGCATCCTCGGCTCGGGGTTCATCGACTGGGCCGCGCTGACCGGCAACACGGACGACAACACCGGCCTGATCCACGGTCTGTACCCGTCCATCGACATGAGCGGTCTGCTGCTGGCGGGCGTCATCATCGGTTCGCTCGGTGTGCTTGACGATGTGACGGTGACCCAGACGTCGGCCGTCTGGGAACTGCACGAGGCCAACCCGACATTGGGCTGGCGCGGGCTGTACCGCGCGGGCATCCGGATCGGCCGCGACCACATCGCCTCGGTCGTCAACACGCTCGTCCTCGCCTACGCAGGCGCCGCCCTGCCCCTGCTGCTGCTCTTCTCGATCGCGCAGAGCAGTGTGGGCGCGGTCGCCAACAGCGAGCTGGTGGCCGAGGAGATCGTGCGCACCCTGGTGGGCTCGATCGGTCTGGTCGCCTCGGTGCCGGTGACCACCGCGCTGGCGGCCCTGGTGGTCTCGGCGGACCGCTCGGCAGGGACGGACGCATCGGCCCCGGCGTCAGCACAGGGACAGGCACAGGCGAGCACGCGGACTCCGGTGCGCGGCGGCAAGGGACGCCGCCGCAAGCACTGA
- the thiC gene encoding phosphomethylpyrimidine synthase ThiC has protein sequence MTNKDVRTPASSQTDGATAPAENGEVGKSIGWHKGYVEGSRPDLQVPVRQVHLTNGQSVTLYDTSGPYTDPTVDTDVRRGLAPLRENWIIARGDTEEYAGRPVRPEDDGIKHTSPRGGLRNLDAVFPGRPRQPRRGRDGQAVTQLAYARRGEITPEMEFVAVRENVDPEVVREEIAAGRAVLPANVNHPEIEPMIIGKRFLVKVNANIGNSAVTSSIEEEVDKMTWATQWGADTVMDLSTGRNIHTTREWVLRNSPVPIGTVPLYQALEKVDGRAEELTWEIYKDTVIEQAEQGVDYMTVHAGVRLPYVPLTANRKTGIVSRGGSIMAAWCLAHHKESFLYENFEELCEILAAYDVTYSLGDGLRPGSIADANDEAQFAELRTLGELNTIAKRFNVQTMIEGPGHVPMHKIKENIDLQQEICDEAPFYTLGPLTTDVAPAYDHITSGIGAAMIAWWGTAMLCYVTPKEHLGLPNRDDVKTGVITYKIAAHAADLAKGHPGAQEWDDALSDARFEFRWEDQFNLALDPDTAREFHDETLPAEPAKTAHFCSMCGPKFCSMKISQDIRREHGGTKAEVEEGMAQKSKEFAAAGNRVYLPLAD, from the coding sequence ATGACCAACAAGGACGTACGCACGCCTGCCTCCAGCCAGACGGACGGGGCGACCGCCCCTGCCGAAAACGGCGAGGTCGGGAAGTCCATCGGCTGGCACAAGGGGTATGTCGAGGGTTCGCGCCCCGACCTCCAGGTGCCGGTTCGTCAGGTGCACCTCACCAACGGGCAGTCCGTCACGCTGTACGACACCTCCGGCCCGTATACCGATCCGACCGTCGACACCGACGTACGCCGGGGCCTGGCGCCCCTGCGTGAGAACTGGATCATTGCCCGCGGCGACACCGAGGAGTATGCGGGCAGGCCCGTCCGCCCCGAGGACGACGGGATCAAGCACACCTCGCCGCGCGGGGGCCTGCGGAACCTCGACGCCGTCTTCCCCGGACGGCCGCGCCAGCCGCGCCGGGGCCGGGACGGGCAGGCGGTGACGCAGCTCGCGTACGCCAGGCGCGGGGAGATCACGCCCGAGATGGAGTTCGTGGCGGTCCGCGAGAACGTCGACCCCGAGGTCGTCCGTGAGGAGATCGCGGCGGGTCGCGCGGTCCTTCCGGCGAACGTCAACCACCCGGAGATCGAGCCGATGATCATCGGCAAGCGGTTCCTGGTGAAGGTCAACGCCAACATCGGCAACTCCGCGGTCACCTCCTCCATCGAGGAGGAGGTGGACAAGATGACCTGGGCGACCCAGTGGGGCGCCGACACGGTCATGGACCTGTCCACCGGCCGCAACATCCACACCACGCGCGAGTGGGTCCTGCGCAACTCCCCCGTCCCCATCGGCACCGTGCCGCTCTACCAGGCGTTGGAGAAGGTGGATGGCCGCGCCGAGGAGCTGACCTGGGAGATCTACAAGGACACGGTCATCGAACAGGCCGAGCAGGGCGTGGACTACATGACGGTCCACGCGGGCGTGCGTCTGCCATATGTGCCGCTGACCGCGAACCGCAAGACGGGCATCGTCTCGCGTGGTGGCTCGATCATGGCGGCGTGGTGTCTGGCGCACCACAAGGAGAGCTTCCTCTACGAGAACTTCGAAGAGCTGTGCGAGATCCTCGCGGCGTACGACGTCACGTACTCGCTCGGCGACGGCCTCAGGCCCGGGTCGATCGCGGACGCCAACGACGAAGCGCAGTTCGCCGAGTTGAGGACGCTCGGGGAACTCAACACGATCGCGAAGCGTTTCAATGTTCAGACCATGATCGAGGGCCCGGGACATGTTCCGATGCACAAGATCAAGGAGAACATCGACCTTCAGCAGGAGATCTGTGATGAAGCTCCGTTCTATACGCTCGGCCCGCTGACGACGGACGTCGCGCCGGCGTACGACCACATCACCTCCGGCATCGGTGCCGCGATGATCGCCTGGTGGGGCACGGCCATGCTCTGCTACGTCACGCCAAAGGAACACCTGGGCCTGCCCAACCGTGACGACGTCAAGACCGGCGTCATCACCTACAAGATCGCGGCCCATGCAGCGGACCTCGCCAAGGGACACCCGGGCGCACAGGAGTGGGACGACGCACTGTCGGACGCCCGCTTCGAGTTCCGCTGGGAGGACCAGTTCAACCTGGCCCTCGACCCCGACACGGCACGGGAGTTCCACGACGAGACACTGCCGGCAGAACCCGCCAAGACGGCCCACTTCTGCTCCATGTGCGGCCCGAA